A window of Chryseobacterium aquaeductus genomic DNA:
CCAGTAGCACCGTCTACCACTCTGTGGTCACAAGCTAATGAAAGTTTCATGATGTTACCTACTACAATCTGACCATTCTTCACAATCGGTTTTTCGATGATCGCACCTACTGAAAGAATTGCAGCATTTGGCTGGTTGATGATACTCGTAAAAGTTTCAATACCGAACATTCCTAAGTTTGAGATAGAGAATGTAGAACCTTCCATTTCGTTTGCTTTAAGACCTTTAGATTTAGCTCTTCCCGCCATGTCTTTTACAGCAGCAGAAATCTGAGTGTAATTCATTTGGTCTGTATTTTTCAGAACAGGAACTACCAATCCGTCAGGAATTGCAACTGCTACCCCAACGTTGATGTTTCCTCTGTGAATCACTTTATCACCTGCCCAACTAGAATTTACTTGCGGATGTTTTCTTAAAGCAACAGCTGTCGCCTTAATAATCATATCGTTAAACGAAATTTTGGTATCTGGCAATGAGTTGATCTCTTTTCTGGCTTCAATAGCTTTATCCATATTAATCTCCACCATCAAATAGTAGTGAGGAGCAGAGAATTTGCTTTCCGCTAAACGTTTAGCAATAATATTTCTAACTTGAGAGTTCGGCGTTTCTGTATCTTCACCTTGTACAAAGCTTTGAGCAACCTGAGCTGCCGGAGCGTTTGATGTTTGTGTAGATTCTTGTTTTTCAGATGGCTTATAATTTTCAACATCTTTCTTCACAATCCTACCGTTCTCGCCAGATCCCTGAATAGAATTTACATCAACACCTTTATCCTGAGCCATTTTTTTAGCTAATGGAGAAATTGCTATTCTGTCAGAAGATGAATTACTTACATTTTGTGCAACCGATTTCTCATCAGTCTTGGTTTCTTTAGGTGTATCAGCTTTTTTCTCAGCTGGTTTTTCAGAAGTCTGAGTTGCGGGTTTAGCATTTCCTACAGAAGAAATATCTGTACCTTCTGGACCTATCATAGCCAGTACCGAATCTACAGGTGCTGCACCTCCTTCTTCAACACCTTGCTTTAATAAAACACCATTGTATTCAGATTCGAAATCCTGAACGGCTTTATCTGTTTCAATCTCAGCTAGAAGATCACCTTCTTTTACAGTATCTCCAACGTTTTTGTGCCATTTTGCAACTTTACCTTCCGTCATTGTATCAGAAAGTCTTGGCATGGTGATTACTTCAACTCCTTCAGGAACTTCTGATGATGTTTCTTCTGCATTACTAGATTCATTTTCTGCTTTAGATTCTACCTCAGAATCTTCCTCAGATTTTTTCTCTTTAGAATCTCCTTCAGCTGCCGGAGCGCTTCCTCCTTTTAATGCAGAAATATCTTCACCTTCTTCACCAATAATTGCTAAAACAGAATCTACTGCCGCAGCAGCACCTTCTTCGACACCTATAAATAAAAGAGTTCCGTCAATCTCAGATTCGAAATCCTGTACTGCTTTATCTGTTTCAATTTCGGCTAAAATATCACCTTCCTTTACTTTATCACCTACTTTTTTATGCCACTTCGCCACCTTACCTTCCGTCATTGTGTCGGAAAGACGTGGCATTGTAATTACTTCTGCCATAATTTATATTGATTTGAGATTTGAGATGAGAGATTTGAGATTTTAAAAACTTCAAATTTCAAATTTCAAATTAATTATTATTTGTTAGTTTTCTAATTTGTCTAAGAATGGATAGTTTTCTTGAGAATAAACATATTCATATACTTTCTCTGCTGTTGGATAAGGAGAGTTTTCCATAAATTCGATGCATTCTTCCACAAAATCACGCGATTTGTTATCCGTTGCTTCCAATTCTTCTTCAGTAGCCCAGTTGTTCTCTAAAATTCTCGCTTTGATTAATTCGATCGGATCATCTTTTTTTGCAATAGCAACTTCATCCTTAGATCTGTAAGGTTCAGCATCTGACATTGAGTGACCTCTGAAACGATACGTTCTAGCTTCGATAAAAGTTGGTCCGTCTCCTCTTCTGGCTCTTTCAATCGCTTCGTAGGCAGCTTCAGCTACTTTCTCAGGATCCATTGCGTCAACCGCCAAACAAGGCATTTCGTAACCTAAACCTAATTTATAAATATCTTCGTGGTTAGCAGTTCTTTTTACCGAAGTTCCCATTGCATATTGGTTATTTTCAACCACAAATACTACCGGAAGTTTCCAGTTCATTGCCATGTTGAAAGTTTCGTGAAGAGAACCTTGTCTTGCAGCACCGTCTCCGAAGAAACAGATGTTAACCGCTTTTCTGTCGAAAAATTTATCGGCAAAAGCAATACCTGCACCTAAAGGGATTTGACCTCCAACGATACCGTGACCACCATAAAAACGGTGTTCTTTGCTAAAGATATGCATAGATCCACCCATACCACCAGAAGTACCTGTAGCTTTACCACAAAGTTCTGCCATGATTCTTTTTGGGTCTACTCCCATCGCCATTGGATGAATGTGACATCTGTAAGCAGTAATCATGCTGTCTTTAGTTAAATCCATTGCATGAGTAAAACCGGCAGGTATTGCTTCCTGTCCGTTGTACAAATGTAAAAAACCTCTGATTTTTTGTTTTAAATAAAGAGAACGGCATTTGTCTTCAAACCTTCTCCACATTGTCATATCTTCATACCACTTAAGGTATACCTCTTTAGAAAATTCTTTCATGTGCTAGCTTCTTGCTTATTTATGATGAAATAGTTGAGCAAAAATATAAAAAAAACTTTGTTTTTATTATATGTAGAGCAATAGTTTTTTAGTTATAATGTTATATTTACATCTCAAAGTTCAATATGGAAGAAAAACAAACCTCATTATTACAAATTGTCTCAAGAATTATCTCAGATTTTTTCAATCCTCTGGTTTCTCTTTTTATATATTTCGTTTATTTCAGTATTCAGAATTACACGTTTAAGGAAGCCTCTACGCACTTTTTACCGATTTTATTCATCACTATTCTGCCTGTAATCGGCTGGATGATCTGGAATGTGAAAACCGGTAGATACAGCAATATGGATGTTTCAAACAGGGTTCAGCGAAAAAGCCTCTATATTTTCATTGCAGTGTGTATTATTTCTTATCTGGTCTTTAATTATATTAAAAACGAATTTATTGACTTTGTGATGCTGTTTATTTTAATTCTTCTATTTGCATTACAATTCAGCAATTTATATATCAAAAGCTCGATGCATACTGCTTTTAATGTTTTCGTAGCGGCTCTGTTCTTTGCGTTTGATGTTACAATTGGTTTTGTGTGGCTTGGAATTGCAATCATAGTTGGTATAACACGAGTTATTCTTAAAAGACACACCGTAAAAGAGGTATTTATGGGTGCTGGAATCGCGTTTTTAGTTTCTTTTCTTTATCTTTATTGCAATAATAAGTATCAACGCAACGATATACCAACCGAAGTCATTCCTGTGGAAACGACAATCAAGTAATTACTTCTTATTAAGAGTATTATTGAAGCAATTTTTAAATTTAAATTCAACATGAAAATAAATCATCTTACGTCGGCGGAAGAGAATCTAATGAAGCTATTTTGGAATTTAAATTCTTTTTATCTAAAGGATGTGATGGAGAAACATTCTGAGCCCAAACCGCATCAGAATACAGTCTCTACTTATCTTAAAATATTGGTTGAAAAAGGATATTTGGCTACAGAAAAAGAAGGTAGAATTTTCAGATACAGCGTTATTCTTCCTTTTGAAGATTACAAAAAATTTGTTTTACGAGAACTTACAAACAATTTCTTTAACAGCTCTGGAAAGGAAATTTTAGAATTTTTATTGAAAGAAAATTTAATTTCACAAAATGAGCTTAAAGAATATTTTGATCTGAAAATAGAAATAAAACCTTCAAAGGTTAAAGCTCCTACATTAGAGTTTGCAGAAGAAATTCTAAATCCTAAGAAAGATAAGAAAGGAAAAAATAAGACAAAAAAGAAGAAGAAAAAAGACTAGATAAAATAAAAGCATTACCTTATCCGTAATGCCAAATTTTATAAAGAAACCAGATTATTATCTTTGCGTTCCTGAGCTCCAAATAGCAGAATTATTGTCGTTGTAAAGTACAAGATTTCCATCATCTTGAATCTTCAGGTTTCTAACACCTCTGTTTGAACTATTTGTTGACCAGATTGCTTTGTTGTAAGAATCGTACACTACTAAATTTCCATCGTCTTGGAATTTTGCATATCCTCTATTATCAGTTGCTGAGCTCCAAATAGGATCACCATTTTTTGTTGCCAAGACAAGATTTCCGTCGGTTTGAAAAGATAGATAGTATGAACGGTTTGCAGAATAAAGCTTCTGTCCTTTACGAAACTGATATCCGGGATTAAGAGAAGAAGTATCTCTAAAACCAAAATTTCCTCCGTTACCGGCATTTGTATTAGATGACCATAATGGGTTTGATCTGGTATAGATAACAAGATTACCATCATCTTGCATTGTCAATCTGTCTGCACGTTTTCCATTCGTCTTGGTGCTGTAGACTACTGATTCTCTCTGACCATAAACTACCAAATTACCGTCGTCTTGGAAAACCGCCCTCGTCGCCCTTCCTGAAGTATTAGAACTCCACATAGGATCATTATTTTTGTTGTAAACAACTAGATTTCCATCACCTTGAAAAATCAAATAATATCGATTATTGCCTGACCAATACTTTCTATTCTGTTCGATGTTTTGACCATTGTAGATGTTTTGTGCAAGGAATAATCCGCTAAACAACATTAAAAAGATCAATAAATATTTTCTCATTTTGATTAATTTTAGTTTATTTAAATATTCAATAATTACACCAAAAAAAGATTTTTTTATTTATATATTACACGAGGTAAAGGCATAAAAAAAGCGGCTAAAAAGCCGCTTCAATTTTTTACCAACGACTTCCGCCGCCTCCGTTACCTCCACGGTTGTTGTTGTTACCGTAACCTCCTCCGCTGTTACCACCAGAACGATTGTTACCAAAACTACCACCACCGCTTCTGTTATTATCAAAGCTTCTTCTTGGTTTTTCTTCTCTTGGCTTAGCCTCAGACACGTTAAGAATCTTACCGTTAAGTTCTTTTTGGTTAAGAGCCTCAATTGCTTGAGCTCCTTCTTCGTCTCCCATTTCTACGAAACCGAAACCTCTAGAACGACCAGTTTCTCTGTCTGTTACAATTTTAGCAGATGATACATCGCCAAATTCTGCGAATAAATCGTGCAACTCATATTCTTTAGTTGCGTAATTGATGTTTGAAACAAAAATGTTCATTTTAAAAAAAAATTAAATTAATATAAATTCTGGTATATAAAAGAAAAGCAACATAATAATGAACATAATATTGATTCCAAATATAAACGATTGCAAGATACAATTAAATTAAATAAATCAAAACTTTTTTTAAAGTATTTCTATAATTATATAAAATTTAATATTAAATCGATATAACGTAATTGTAAATCAAATGATTACGGTTTTTAAAAATAAATAAATTTATAGTTTTTATGCTTTAAGCACACTATCGAGATTGTAAATGCATATGATAATATTAATAAATTTAAGGAATTTTATCAATTGGATTTTAAACATTAAATTTGTGCTGCAAATATCAAATACATGAATTATCACACCAGAAAATGGGTAAAACCAGAAGATTTAAATCCAAATCAATCACTTTTTGGTGGGAAACTTTTGCAGTGGATTGATGAGGAAGCTGCTCTGTACGCAGTGATTCAGCTTGAAAATAAAAAAGTGGTGACCAAATATATATCAGAAATCAATTTTGTGAGTTCTGCAAAACAAGGTGATATTATCGAAATTGGTATCGAAGTTTCTGCTTTTGGTTCTACTTCGCTCACTTTAAAATGTGCGGTTAGAAATAAAATGACGCATCAAACCATCATTACAGTCGAAAGAATCGTTATGGTAAACCTTGATGAAGATGGAAATCCTAAACCACACGGAAAAACAAAAGTTGAGTTTGTGAAAGACAGATTAATTAATCCTTCATGACAATCTTTGTGAAAAATATGGTGTGCGACCGATGCATTTCTGCCGTTCAAAATATTTTTGAGGAATCTCAAATTGAAGTCATCGACATTCGATTAGGAGAAGTTCAAACGAAATCTGACCTTTCGGAAATTGATTTTATTTTGATTGAAAACAGCCTTAAGAATATTGGTTTTGAACGTATAAAAGATTCTTCTCAGCAGCTTATAGAAAATATTAAAAATCTTATCATTCTAAAAATAGAAAAACTTGAGACAGATGAGAGTTTTCTTTTGTCAAATTTTCTAAGTGATACATTACACAAAGATTACAGTGCGTTATCTAAAGCTTTTTCACAAAATGAAAATATTACTTTAGAACAATATTATATTCTTCAAAAAATCGAGAAAGTAAAAGAACTTTTATTTAATAATGACTTTACGTTGACCGAAATTTCCGAAAAAATGGGTTATAAAAGTGTACAGCATCTTTCTACACAATTCAAAAACAGTACTGGTCACACTCCTACCCAATTTAAAAAACTGAAAGACCTTGATAGAAAACCGTTGGATCGTGTTGGAGAGTTTTAGAGTTGAAAATTAATCAATTTTACAATAAGATAAACATGAGTATACTCAAGCTCTCAAAAGTATTTCGCTCCGACTCTCAAACCCTCCAATACGATCACTTTCTTACTTAAAATTACCCAAATTCTATAACTTTTATCCTTAAATTTATAACAGTCTTCTGTTTTGATTTTCGGAAATTTGCAGAATAGATTTTATATTATGCAACAGCAATTTAAAATATTGGGAATGACCTGCTCGGGTTGTCAAAAAAAAATTTCAGAGAAACTCAACAGTCTTGAAAACATAAATGCTGAAATTGATCTGGAGAATCAATCAGCAATGATCACTTCTAATAAAGAAATTAATTTAAATGAATTAAATAAATCTTTGCAGGAGATTGGAAATTATAAATTGGAAGATCCTAATAAATCTGAGAACACTTTTATCAAACCACAGGATAGAGTTTCTCCATCTTCGGTTTATTACTGTCCGATGGAATGTGAGGGTGAAAAAGTATATTTTAAACAAGGTGAAAGATGTCCTGTCTGCAATATGTTTTTGGTTCCGATTGAAGAAAAACTGGCAAAAGATCCCAATTTGAAACCTACGTTTTCAAAAAACAATTTACCTGAAAATTTTAAAAGTCATTTAGGAGAATATTATTGTCCGATGTTCTGCGAAGGAGAAAAAATTTATGAAGACAAAGTCGACTGTCCGATTTGTCATATGCATTTGGAAGAAATTACGGTTGATTTACTCAAAAATTCAGAATCAAATTCTTCACATTCTGATCATGAAGCTCCGAAAGTTACGGACGAAATGGCTGGCAAATATTATTGTCCGATGTTCTGTGAAGGAGATAAAACATACAATTCTAACGTTGGTTGCCCGGTCTGTGGAATGGATTTGGTGAAATATCCCGACAAAAATGGTGATAGCGAGGATGAAGATGAAACATTTAAAATTTTAAAAAGAAAATTCATTACTTCTTTAGTTTTCACAATTCCTGTTTTCATACTTTCTATGGGCAGAATGATGATTGATTTTCCTTTTTCACATCAGATTCAGAGTTATATTGAATTTACTTTAACGCTTCCTGTTCTATTTTATTCAGGATGGTTTGTGATGAAGAGAGGATTTATTTCATTCAAAACATGGAATTTAAATATGTTCAGTCTGATTGCTTTGGGAGTATCAGCAGCATTTATTTTTAGTATTGTTGCTTTAATTTTCCCGGATTTTGTTCCCCATGAAATCAGAGGTCACGGTCATGAAAGTCCGTTGTATTTTGAGGCGGTTTGTGTTATTATCACTTTAGTTATTTTAGGTCAACTAATGGAAGCTTTAGCACACAGAAAAACGGGAAATGCGATCAAAGAACTGATGAATCTTTCTCCAGATGAAGCCAATTTAATGATCGATGGCGAGGAAAAAAGAGTTCCATTATCAGAAATAAAAATTGGTGATCTTTTAAAAGTCAAACCCGGCGAAAAAATTCCTGTTGACGGAAAAATTACTGATGGAAATTCTATAGTCAACGAAAGTATGATCACGGGCGAGCCGATTCCTGTTGAAAAGAATATTGATGATAAAGTAACGTCAGGAACCATCAACGGAAATCAGGTTTTCGTTATGAAAGCAGAAAAAGTAGGTGATGAAACTTTGCTGTCAAAAATTATTAAAATGGTGAACGACGCGAGCCGAAGCCGTGCTCCGATTCAGAAACTGACTGATAAAGTGGCAAAAGTTTTTGTTCCGACTGTAATTTTGGTTGCAGTAATTACATTTATTATATGGCAAATTTTTGGTCCTGAAGGTAAAAAAAGTCTTTTTGCTTTCGTGAATGCTGTTGCTGTTCTCATCGTGGCTTGTCCGTGCGCTTTAGGTTTAGCAACTCCGATGTCTTTGATGGTCGGAATTGGTAAAGGGGCAAAAAATGGTATTCTAATTAAAAATGCCGATGCACTTGAACAAATGAATAAGGTAAATGTTCTAATTACCGATAAAACAGGAACTTTGACCGAAGGTAAACCTTCTGTAGAACATATCGAAACATTAAATAATGAACCCAATTTAATTTTAAAATTAGCTTATTCATTAAACCAAAATTCAGAACATCCGCTTTCAAATGCTGTGATTAAAAAAGCCAAAGACGAAAACATTTCGGCAGAAAAAGTGAGCCAATTTGAAAATATTTCCGGAAAAGGTGTGAAAGGAATTATTAATGGAAAAACCGTTTACTTAGGAAATGAAAATCTTTTAAGTTCAAATGAAATTCAGATTCCTGAAAATTTAAAACAGAAAGCCATTGAAATTCAATCGAAAGCGCATACTATTTCTTACATCGCACAAGAAAATGAAGTTTTGGGACTGATCAGTTTTACCGATAAAATCAAGGAAAGTTCAAAAAAAGCGGTACAATTACTTCTGAACGACGGTATTGAAGTGATAATGATGACTGGCGATAACGAAAATACCGCCAAAGCAGTTGCAGATGCTCTTGGGATTAAACATTTTAAAGCCAATTGTCTTCCGAAAGATAAATTAAATGAGGTAAAAAAACTTCAGCAGCAAGGGAAAATTGTTGCGATGACGGGAGACGGAATTAATGACTCTCCTGCTCTAGCCCAATCCAACATCGGAGTTGCCATGGGAACGGGAACAGATGTTGCCATTGAAAGTGCTGAAATTACTTTATTAAAAGGCGATTTGCTAGGTGTAGCGAAAGCTAAAATTCTTAGCGAAAAACTTCTCAAAAACATCAAAGAAAATTTATTTTTTGCTTTTGTTTATAATGTTTTAGGAATACCGATTGCTGCAGGATTATTATATCCGTTTTTTGGAATTTTGTTATCACCTATGATTGCAGCTGCAGCGATGAGTTTCAGTTCTTTGTCTGTAATTTTAAATTCCTTGAGATTAAACTCTGTTGATATGAACGTAAAATAAATTTGGAAAGATATTTGAATGTTTTTTCTTTTGCAGATCAAGTTGACTGAGCTGATTTTTATTTTCTACTGAGTTATTGACGTTTAAATGTCGACAAAAATCTGCAAGAGAATATAAAATATTTAATTATTACAATGAAAAAAGAAAATCTTTACATCGGTTGCTCGGGCTTTTACAACAATGATTGGAAAGGATTTTTGTATCCGGAAGATTCCAAAAGTAAAGATTATTTAAGCTTGTATTCTCAACAATTCAACGCAGTCGAAATCAACTCTACATTTTATAGAAAACCAACCGCCAAAACACTTCAAAAATGGTTTGATGAAACTCCTGAAGATTTTAAATTTTTCATTAAAATACCCAAAAAAATTTCTCACGAAAAACGTCTGGAAAACTGCAAAGAAGAAATCGCTGATTTTTGCAACCATATTCAAAGTAATTTAAGAGAAAAACTCGCAGGATTTCTGTATCAATTTCCGCCATCATTTAAAAATACTGAAGAAAATTTAAATCTTATTTTAGAGAACTTAGATTTTCAATTTTTAAACGTTATTGAGTTTCGTCATGAATCCTGGTGGAATAATGAAATCTTTAAAGCTCTGCAAGAAAATAAAATCATTTTCTCTGGCGTCAGTTTTCCTAGAAATCTTCCGGAAGATGTAGTTGTGAACTCAAATAGTGTTTTATATTATCGACTCCACGGAAAGCCAGTTCTTTATAAATCTGAATATTCTGAAGATTTCCTAAATGATTTAGCAAAGAAAATTATAAATTCAGGTCTGCAGGCATTTATATTTTTCAATAATACTTGGGGAATTTCTGCAATAAAAAACGGTCTTGATCTTCAAAAAAAAATATTTTAAATCTTATTTTAAAATATCTCAAGATCTGAAAAATTTCCACAAAAATTGGTATTAAAATTGCTGACTTTCAAATTTAAAATTAACATTTTTTAACAATTTAAAATCCATCAATTTTTATGAAAAAAAACTTTGCAGGAAAGTCTTTCAATAGGACTTTTCTCGGGATGTTTGCTATCTTGAGCACTACATCAATTTTGTTTACGAGTTGTAATCAAAAGAAAGAATCTGACAAGATGATTTCCAAAGAGCCTCCCGTCGCAAAGAAAGTTTTAAGAATTGAAGATAAAAGTGTCATTTCAGACAAAAGAGTGATCTACCTTACATTTGATGACGGTCCGAATCACGGAACTGAAAACCTCCTTAAAATCCTTCACAAAAGAAAAGTTTGCGCAACTGCGTTTTTAGTTGGTGAACATGCCAACGGAAGCAGAAAGCAAAAAGACGATCTCCAATCTCTTAGAAAAGATAAATTAATCGAGTTAGCCAATCACAGTCACACTCATGCTCATAACAGATATACAGAGTTTTATAAAAATCCTGCGTTGGTAGTTCACGATTTTGACACTGCGAAAGACAGTTTACGATTAAAAAATAAAATTGCGAGAACTCCGGGAAGAAACATCTGGAGACTCAATAATATTACAAGTACAGACATCAAAACTTCAAACGAAGCTGCCAATACATTAAAAACTGCAGGCTACAAAGTAATCGGCTGGGATCTTGAATGGAAACCTACCAACAAAATGCAGCTCAAAGATAATCATCAAGTAATGCTTAAAAGAGTGGATAGTATCTTTTTTAATGATCTCGAAAAAACCTCAAGACATCTGGTTTTTCTTACGCACGATCAGTATCTGACCGATGCAGATTCTGTGAATGAATTGGATTTATTTATAGAAAAACTCCAAAAATCAAATCGTTTTGTATTTAGAAAAATTTCGGAGTATCCTCGAATTAATGAAGTTTTAAATTAATATAATCTCCCGCAGATTTCACAGATTCCCACAGATGATTGCGAATAATTAAACTTTAACATGCACATCTGCGAAAATCTGTGTAATCCGTGGGATACTTTTTGCGTACAAATTTCTAATCTTAAAGTAATTCCGAAATTTAATAGTTTTTCTTTTATAAATTTCAGAAATTTGCAATTATGAGTATTCAGGAAAATTACAACAAGATAAAAAATCAACTTCCGTCTATAGTTCAATTAGTGGCGGTTTCAAAGACACATCCCGTTTCAGTGATTCAGGAAGTTTACGATCTGGGACAGAAAGTTTTTGGCGAAAATAAAGTTCAGGAATTGGTCGAGAAATATCCTTTGCTTCCAAAAGATATTCAATGGCATTTGATTGGGCATCTTCAGACGAATAAAGTAAAATACATTGCAGAATTCATAGATACCATTCAAAGTGTAGATTCAGAAAAGCTTTTAAACGAAATTAATAAAGAAGCCGGAAAGCACAACCGAAAAATCAAAGTATTGCTTCAGGTGAAAATTGCGGAAGAAGAAACGAAGTTCGGATTGGAAATTGAGGAAGCAAGAAAATTGTTTCAGAAATTTGTTGATGGTGAATTTTCCCACATTGAAATCACAGGACTGATGGGAATGGCAACTTTTACTGAAGATAAAAATCAAATTACTAGAGAATTTGATACTTTAAAAAATATTTTTGACGATCTGAGCCAAAATAAAACTCTTTTTACATTATCGATGGGAATGAGTGATGACTTCCCTATTGCAATAGCTTCAGGAGCCAATTCTGTACGTGTAGGTTCGGCAATTTTCGGAAATCGCGATTATTCAAAATAGCATTTTTAGGAATGCTTTTTGCTAGTAATCAAGCAAAATTAACTAAATTTGCAATTATGCAAAAAATCCTTATTGTAGAAGACGAAAAAGCAATCTCCGGTGTACTGCAAAGTATTCTTTCGGATGAACTCACTGAATACGAATTTGTAATCGCCGAAGATGGGCTAGAGGGTTACAAATTGATCGAAAAAGAAGATTTCGCATTGGTGATTTCAGATATTAAAATGCCAAAGGTGTCAGGTACAGAGCTTTTAAAGCAAAGTCTTGCTCTGAAACCGGAATCTACTTTTATCATGATCTCAGGACATGCAGATATTGATTCTGCAGTATCATGCTTACGAGACGGTGCATACGATTTTATTTCAAAACCTATCGACATCAACAGACTGATCACAAGTGTGAAGAACGCTTTGATGAAAGAAACGTTGAAAAAAGAAAATAAAAATCTTCAGACAGAAAATAAAACCCTAAAAAAGAAAGTCAGCAAAAAATACCAAATGATTGGTGAATCTGCCGGTTTGAAGAAAATTCAGAGCATGATTGAAAAGGTTTCTGCTTCAGATGCAAGAGTATTGATCACAGGACCCAACGGTGCAGGAAAAGAATTGGTGGCTCACGCTATTCACAATATGAGCGAAAGATCAAGAGGTCCAATGGTTGAAGTAAACTGCGCTGCAATTCCTTCTGAACTGATAGAATCTGAACTTTTCGGTCATGTAAAAGGCTCATTTACTGGTGCTATTAAAGATAAACAAGGAAAATTTGAACAGGCCAACTGCGGAACTATTTTCTTAGACGAAATCGGTGATATGAGTTTAATCGCTCAGGCTAAAGTTTTGAGAGCCTTACAGGAAAGCAAAGTTTCGCCTGTGGGTAGTGACAAAGAAATTAAGGTGGATGTAAGAGTTTTGGCTGCAACCAATAAAAATATGGCAGTTGAAATTGAAGCCGGAAGGTTCAGAGAAGATCTGTATCACAGACTGTCAGTTATCGAAATCTACGTTCCTTCTCTGGATGAGAGAAAAGAAGACATTAAATTGTTGGTAGAGCATTTTGCAGGAATGATTTCTGACGAGCACGGTACCGCTTTGAAAAAGTTTGATGATTCTGCAATTGAAGCTTTAAAATCACTTTCTTGGACTGGAAATATCAGAGAACTGAGAAATGTGGTAGAAAGATTAATCATTCTTGGTGGAGCTACGGTTTCTGAAGAGGATGTTGCAAGTTTTGTAAGAAAATAATTTAATTATTAATTAAAATAAACTATAAAAATTTGCAGTAACTATACTGCAATTTTTTTTTGTAATCAGTTATGAGTTTTTTAAATAAAAATTACACGAAAGAAGCCCTTACATTGGCACTTCCGGTAATGCTGACGCAAGTTGGGCAGGTTTCTGTAAACCTATTCGACAACATTATTGTAGGGAAATTATTAGGAGCGGATGCGCTGGCGTCTGTTTCTTTGGGTAATGCAGTTTTTTTCTCAATGTTTGTTCTGGCATTGGGATTCTCTTTTGCCATTCCGCCATTGGTTTCCGAGGCACATTCACAGAATGATCACAAAACCATCAATTCAGTATTCAGTCATGGTTTTGTGATCAATATGTCTGTAGGCGTTATTCTGATGCTGCTTTTGTTTTTAGGTCTGCCACTACTCTATCATTCTGGTCAACCGATGAAGATTGTTCCCGATACGGTAGATTTTTTATG
This region includes:
- a CDS encoding pyruvate dehydrogenase complex dihydrolipoamide acetyltransferase, giving the protein MAEVITMPRLSDTMTEGKVAKWHKKVGDKVKEGDILAEIETDKAVQDFESEIDGTLLFIGVEEGAAAAVDSVLAIIGEEGEDISALKGGSAPAAEGDSKEKKSEEDSEVESKAENESSNAEETSSEVPEGVEVITMPRLSDTMTEGKVAKWHKNVGDTVKEGDLLAEIETDKAVQDFESEYNGVLLKQGVEEGGAAPVDSVLAMIGPEGTDISSVGNAKPATQTSEKPAEKKADTPKETKTDEKSVAQNVSNSSSDRIAISPLAKKMAQDKGVDVNSIQGSGENGRIVKKDVENYKPSEKQESTQTSNAPAAQVAQSFVQGEDTETPNSQVRNIIAKRLAESKFSAPHYYLMVEINMDKAIEARKEINSLPDTKISFNDMIIKATAVALRKHPQVNSSWAGDKVIHRGNINVGVAVAIPDGLVVPVLKNTDQMNYTQISAAVKDMAGRAKSKGLKANEMEGSTFSISNLGMFGIETFTSIINQPNAAILSVGAIIEKPIVKNGQIVVGNIMKLSLACDHRVVDGATGAQFLQTLKTYLESPLTLLL
- the pdhA gene encoding pyruvate dehydrogenase (acetyl-transferring) E1 component subunit alpha; the encoded protein is MKEFSKEVYLKWYEDMTMWRRFEDKCRSLYLKQKIRGFLHLYNGQEAIPAGFTHAMDLTKDSMITAYRCHIHPMAMGVDPKRIMAELCGKATGTSGGMGGSMHIFSKEHRFYGGHGIVGGQIPLGAGIAFADKFFDRKAVNICFFGDGAARQGSLHETFNMAMNWKLPVVFVVENNQYAMGTSVKRTANHEDIYKLGLGYEMPCLAVDAMDPEKVAEAAYEAIERARRGDGPTFIEARTYRFRGHSMSDAEPYRSKDEVAIAKKDDPIELIKARILENNWATEEELEATDNKSRDFVEECIEFMENSPYPTAEKVYEYVYSQENYPFLDKLEN
- a CDS encoding phosphatase PAP2 family protein, which gives rise to MEEKQTSLLQIVSRIISDFFNPLVSLFIYFVYFSIQNYTFKEASTHFLPILFITILPVIGWMIWNVKTGRYSNMDVSNRVQRKSLYIFIAVCIISYLVFNYIKNEFIDFVMLFILILLFALQFSNLYIKSSMHTAFNVFVAALFFAFDVTIGFVWLGIAIIVGITRVILKRHTVKEVFMGAGIAFLVSFLYLYCNNKYQRNDIPTEVIPVETTIK
- a CDS encoding BlaI/MecI/CopY family transcriptional regulator, with protein sequence MKINHLTSAEENLMKLFWNLNSFYLKDVMEKHSEPKPHQNTVSTYLKILVEKGYLATEKEGRIFRYSVILPFEDYKKFVLRELTNNFFNSSGKEILEFLLKENLISQNELKEYFDLKIEIKPSKVKAPTLEFAEEILNPKKDKKGKNKTKKKKKKD
- a CDS encoding bulb-type lectin domain-containing protein — encoded protein: MRKYLLIFLMLFSGLFLAQNIYNGQNIEQNRKYWSGNNRYYLIFQGDGNLVVYNKNNDPMWSSNTSGRATRAVFQDDGNLVVYGQRESVVYSTKTNGKRADRLTMQDDGNLVIYTRSNPLWSSNTNAGNGGNFGFRDTSSLNPGYQFRKGQKLYSANRSYYLSFQTDGNLVLATKNGDPIWSSATDNRGYAKFQDDGNLVVYDSYNKAIWSTNSSNRGVRNLKIQDDGNLVLYNDNNSAIWSSGTQR
- a CDS encoding RNA recognition motif domain-containing protein, which gives rise to MNIFVSNINYATKEYELHDLFAEFGDVSSAKIVTDRETGRSRGFGFVEMGDEEGAQAIEALNQKELNGKILNVSEAKPREEKPRRSFDNNRSGGGSFGNNRSGGNSGGGYGNNNNRGGNGGGGSRW
- a CDS encoding acyl-CoA thioesterase, whose protein sequence is MNYHTRKWVKPEDLNPNQSLFGGKLLQWIDEEAALYAVIQLENKKVVTKYISEINFVSSAKQGDIIEIGIEVSAFGSTSLTLKCAVRNKMTHQTIITVERIVMVNLDEDGNPKPHGKTKVEFVKDRLINPS